In Oryza sativa Japonica Group chromosome 2, ASM3414082v1, the following are encoded in one genomic region:
- the LOC4330090 gene encoding alcohol dehydrogenase-like 6 yields MAAASSPAAAITCRAAVAWAPGQALVMEEVEVAPPEAMEIRVKVVSTSICRSDVTQWQSTAQTDLFPRIFGHEASGVVESVGEGVTEFEVGDHVLTVFIGECMSCKHCVSGKSNMCQKLGLERRGVMHSDQKTRFSLRGKPVYHYCAVSSFSEYTVVHSGCAVKVGPTVPMDRICLLSCGVSAGLGAAWKVADISKGSSVVIFGLGTVGLSVAQGAKLRGASIIIGVDTNPEKQEKGKAFGVTDFINPEELNEPVQQVVKRLTNGGADYSFECVGDTGVVSTALQSCSDGWGLTVTLGVPKAKPEVSAHYALLLSGRTLKGSLFGGWRPKSDLPLLVDKYANKEIQVDDLVTHDLSFDYINKALELMLENKCLRCVIHMPQ; encoded by the exons ATGGCCGCGgcgtcgtctccggcggcggccatcaccTGCCGAG cggcggtggcgtgggcgCCCGGTCAGGCGCTGGtgatggaggaggtggaggtggcgccgccggAGGCCATGGAGATCCGCGTCAAGGTCGTCTCCACCTCCATCTGCCGCAGTGACGTCACCCAGTGGCAATCCACG GCTCAAACCGATCTGTTCCCCAGAATTTTCGGGCACGAAGCATCCGG TGTGGTTGAGAGTGTTGGTGAAGGTGTGACCGAGTTCGAAGTGGGAGACCATGTGCTCACCGTCTTCATCGGAGAGTGCATGAGCTGCAAGCACTGCGTTTCAGGGAAGAGCAACATGTGCCAGAAGCTCGGCCTGGAGAGGAGGGGTGTCATGCACAGCGATCAGAAGACCCGCTTCTCGCTCAGGGGGAAACCTGTGTACCATTACTGTGCAGTGTCAAGCTTCAGCGAGTACACGGTTGTGCACTCCGGTTGCGCGGTGAAGGTCGGCCCAACCGTGCCGATGGACAGGATATGCCTGCTGAGCTGTGGTGTATCTGCAG GGCTTGGTGCAGCCTGGAAGGTTGCTGATATCTCGAAGGGGTCGAGTGTGGTTATATTTGGCCTTGGAACTGTAGGGCTTTCT GTTGCTCAAGGTGCTAAGCTGCGCGGGGCTTCTATAATTATCGGTGTTGATACTAATCCTGAAAAGCAAGAAAAGG GGAAAGCTTTTGGTGTCACAGATTTTATTAATCCAGAAGAATTGAATGAACCTGTTCAGCAG GTGGTGAAGCGGCTGACCAATGGAGGTGCAGATTACTCTTTTGAGTGCGTGGGTGATACAGGAGTAGTGTCGACTGCACTGCAATCATGTTCTGAT GGTTGGGGGCTGACTGTAACTCTTGGTGTGCCAAAAGCAAAGCCAGAGGTTTCTGCTCATTATGCACTACTTCTGTCTGGAAGAACATTGAAGGGGTCTTTGTTTGGAGGATGGAGACCTAAATCTGATCTACCTTTGTTAGTGGACAAGTATGCAAACAAG GAAATCCAAGTCGATGACCTTGTTACACATGATTTGTCATTCGATTACATCAACAAGGCACTTGAACTGATGCTAGAAAACAAGTGTTTGCGATGTGTGATTCACATGCCTCAGTGA
- the LOC4330091 gene encoding uncharacterized protein isoform X1, which yields MGIVETWMREKPIRTFLAQLSTRRAAAGAAALLASSSAAAASADGEPGDRSIPQLSSIANSVVSRCSRVLALATETLQQNFEVDYPDSCKESNTYAKEFLEYCCHKALHEVTTRPDHLADKNLRRLMFDMMLAWEHPGAVVEDELSENHSALRTTVDIEDDDEGSIFYANSTRLAVQVNDKKTVGLGAFARIAPSCPIIADLVTVHNLFDALTCSSGGRLHFFVFDKYIKSLDKVFRSVKGILQSPLASSFHLDAGECILAMDGDRPIHPVFQHIGISAWPGRLILTTHALYFQSIKVGYGDKIVKYDLATDSDQVIKRDFTGPLGVRLFDKAVMYKSSTLTEPIYFDFPELGGPSRRDYWLAIAREVLQVNKFIRKFNLENVQRAEALSKAILGILRYSAVKEAFHISPSHFKTTLTFSLAEKLPKGDMVLKALYANYFQLLDTSLSHLVTESPVDNRLQNHSLPFSLYALSRMGFILLKRKDEAQSEISFCAVCFGVTKSLEAALEESICYSERIDAARATIDQVKVEGVDANLALMQELLFPFTQVVKLTYSLTKWEDPLKSFLFLAFTLYVIQRGFIAYMLPSFFLAFAVVMLWHKYNGREQLLGVLEVRTPPSKNPVEQILTLQDAISKLEETLQSVNIVLLKFRAVLFAAVPKTTEMVAVAFLAASAFLIFVPWRHLLLIAVLEVYTREMPLRKQNTEKFRRRIREWWARIPAAPVQMIKPNESKKKR from the exons ATGGGGATCGTGGAGACGTGGATGCGGGAGAAGCCCATCCGCACCTTCCTCGCCCAGCTCTCCAcccgccgggcggcggcgggggccgcGGCCCTGCtcgcttcctcctccgccgccgcggcgtccgccGACGGCGAGCCCGGCGACCGGAGCATCCCGCAGCTCTCCTCCATCGCCAACTCCGTCGTCTCCCGCTGCTCCAG GGTTCTTGCTCTTGCAACCGAAACCTTGCAGCAAAACTTTGAAGTTGACTATCCCGATAGTTGTAAGGAGTCTAATACATATGCAAAGGAATTTTTAGAGTACTGCTGCCACAAAGCTCTCCATGAAGTAACTACACGTCCAGATCATTTGGCTGATAAGAATCTTCGCCGTTTAATGTTTGATATGATGCTTGCGTGGGAACACCCAGGTGCTGTTGTTGAGGATGAATTATCAGAAAAT CATTCTGCTTTGCGTACAACTGTGGATATTGAAGATGATGACGAGGGAtcaattttttatgcaaattcCACAAGATTGGCGGTTCAA GTCAATGACAAGAAGACAGTTGGCTTAGGTGCTTTTGCACGAATAGCACCTTCATGCCCTATAATAGCTGACTTGGTTACTGTCCACAATCTGTTCGATGCACTCACATGTTCATCTGGTGGCCGCTTGCACTTTTTCGTGTTTGACAAGTATATCAAAAGTTTAGACAA GGTATTCAGATCTGTCAAAGGTATATTGCAGTCACCGCTTGCTTCAAGTTTTCATCTTGATGCTGGGGAATGTATCTTAGCTATGGATGGAGACAGGCCTATTCATCCTGTTTTTCAACACATTGGAATATCAGCATGGCCAG GAAGATTGATTCTTACAACTCATGCTCTTTACTTTCAGAGTATCAAAGTGGGTTATGGTGACAAGATTGTTAAATATGATTTAGCAACAGATTCTGATCAGGTTATCAAGCGTGATTTTACTGGGCCATTGGGTGTTCGCCTGTTTGATAAGGCTGTGATGTACAAATCAAGCACTTT AACAGAGCCAATTTATTTTGACTTCCCTGAATTAGGAGGTCCCTCACGAAGAGACTATTGGTTAGCAATCGCTCGTGAAGTATTGCAGGTGAATAAATTCATCAGGAAGTTCAATCTTGAAAACGTTCAGAGAGCGGAAGCACTCTCAAAAGCTATCCTGGGCATCTTGAGATACTCTGCTGTGAAAGAAGCTTTTCATATTTCTCCTTCTCACTTTAAGACAACACTCACTTTTAGCTTAGCAGAAAAACTTCCAAAAGGAGACATGGTCTTAAAAGCCTTGTATGCTAACTACTTTCAACTGTTGGACACTTCGTTGAGTCATTTGGTGACTGAGTCACCCGTTGACAATAGGCTGCAGAACCATTCATTACCATTTTCATTATATGCTCTCTCTAGAATGGGATTTATATTACTGAAGAGAAAAGATGAAGCTCAAAGTGAGATAAGCTTTTGTGCTGTTTGCTTTGGTGTAACAAAATCTCTAGAGGCTGCTTTGGAAGAGTCAATTTGTTACTCTGAGAGAATAGATGCAGCACGTGCAACTATAGATCAAGTAAAGGTGGAAGGTGTGGATGCAAATCTTGCCCTCATGCAG GAGTTACTTTTCCCATTCACTCAAGTAGTCAAACTCACTTACTCATTGACCAAGTGGGAAGATCCTCTGAAATCATTTCTGTTCTTAGCTTTTACCCTGTATGTTATTCAAAG GGGATTTATTGCTTACATGTTGCCCtcattttttttggcatttGCTGTTGTTATGCTCTGGCATAAGTACAATGGAAGGGAGCAATTATTGGGAGTGCTTGAAGTAAGAACTCCTCCAAGTAAAAATCCTGTTGAGCAAATCTTGACCTTGCAGGATGCTATATCCAAGTTGGAAGAAACTCTACAGTCTGTAAATATTGTTCTTCTAAAGTTCAGAGCTGTCTTGTTTGCAGCTGTTCCAAAG ACAACTGAAATGGTCGCAGTGGCATTTCTTGCTGCATCTGCATTTCTTATCTTTGTACCTTGGAGACATCTGCTCCTGATTGCAGTCCTGGAGGTGTACACAAGAGAGATGCCGCTAAGGAAACAGAACACTGAAAAGTTCCGCCGGCGGATTAGAGAGTGGTGGGCCCGCATTCCAGCCGCTCCTGTGCAGATGATCAAACCCAACGAAAGCAAGAAAAAGAGATGA
- the LOC4330091 gene encoding uncharacterized protein isoform X2 produces MFDMMLAWEHPGAVVEDELSENHSALRTTVDIEDDDEGSIFYANSTRLAVQVNDKKTVGLGAFARIAPSCPIIADLVTVHNLFDALTCSSGGRLHFFVFDKYIKSLDKVFRSVKGILQSPLASSFHLDAGECILAMDGDRPIHPVFQHIGISAWPGRLILTTHALYFQSIKVGYGDKIVKYDLATDSDQVIKRDFTGPLGVRLFDKAVMYKSSTLTEPIYFDFPELGGPSRRDYWLAIAREVLQVNKFIRKFNLENVQRAEALSKAILGILRYSAVKEAFHISPSHFKTTLTFSLAEKLPKGDMVLKALYANYFQLLDTSLSHLVTESPVDNRLQNHSLPFSLYALSRMGFILLKRKDEAQSEISFCAVCFGVTKSLEAALEESICYSERIDAARATIDQVKVEGVDANLALMQELLFPFTQVVKLTYSLTKWEDPLKSFLFLAFTLYVIQRGFIAYMLPSFFLAFAVVMLWHKYNGREQLLGVLEVRTPPSKNPVEQILTLQDAISKLEETLQSVNIVLLKFRAVLFAAVPKTTEMVAVAFLAASAFLIFVPWRHLLLIAVLEVYTREMPLRKQNTEKFRRRIREWWARIPAAPVQMIKPNESKKKR; encoded by the exons ATGTTTGATATGATGCTTGCGTGGGAACACCCAGGTGCTGTTGTTGAGGATGAATTATCAGAAAAT CATTCTGCTTTGCGTACAACTGTGGATATTGAAGATGATGACGAGGGAtcaattttttatgcaaattcCACAAGATTGGCGGTTCAA GTCAATGACAAGAAGACAGTTGGCTTAGGTGCTTTTGCACGAATAGCACCTTCATGCCCTATAATAGCTGACTTGGTTACTGTCCACAATCTGTTCGATGCACTCACATGTTCATCTGGTGGCCGCTTGCACTTTTTCGTGTTTGACAAGTATATCAAAAGTTTAGACAA GGTATTCAGATCTGTCAAAGGTATATTGCAGTCACCGCTTGCTTCAAGTTTTCATCTTGATGCTGGGGAATGTATCTTAGCTATGGATGGAGACAGGCCTATTCATCCTGTTTTTCAACACATTGGAATATCAGCATGGCCAG GAAGATTGATTCTTACAACTCATGCTCTTTACTTTCAGAGTATCAAAGTGGGTTATGGTGACAAGATTGTTAAATATGATTTAGCAACAGATTCTGATCAGGTTATCAAGCGTGATTTTACTGGGCCATTGGGTGTTCGCCTGTTTGATAAGGCTGTGATGTACAAATCAAGCACTTT AACAGAGCCAATTTATTTTGACTTCCCTGAATTAGGAGGTCCCTCACGAAGAGACTATTGGTTAGCAATCGCTCGTGAAGTATTGCAGGTGAATAAATTCATCAGGAAGTTCAATCTTGAAAACGTTCAGAGAGCGGAAGCACTCTCAAAAGCTATCCTGGGCATCTTGAGATACTCTGCTGTGAAAGAAGCTTTTCATATTTCTCCTTCTCACTTTAAGACAACACTCACTTTTAGCTTAGCAGAAAAACTTCCAAAAGGAGACATGGTCTTAAAAGCCTTGTATGCTAACTACTTTCAACTGTTGGACACTTCGTTGAGTCATTTGGTGACTGAGTCACCCGTTGACAATAGGCTGCAGAACCATTCATTACCATTTTCATTATATGCTCTCTCTAGAATGGGATTTATATTACTGAAGAGAAAAGATGAAGCTCAAAGTGAGATAAGCTTTTGTGCTGTTTGCTTTGGTGTAACAAAATCTCTAGAGGCTGCTTTGGAAGAGTCAATTTGTTACTCTGAGAGAATAGATGCAGCACGTGCAACTATAGATCAAGTAAAGGTGGAAGGTGTGGATGCAAATCTTGCCCTCATGCAG GAGTTACTTTTCCCATTCACTCAAGTAGTCAAACTCACTTACTCATTGACCAAGTGGGAAGATCCTCTGAAATCATTTCTGTTCTTAGCTTTTACCCTGTATGTTATTCAAAG GGGATTTATTGCTTACATGTTGCCCtcattttttttggcatttGCTGTTGTTATGCTCTGGCATAAGTACAATGGAAGGGAGCAATTATTGGGAGTGCTTGAAGTAAGAACTCCTCCAAGTAAAAATCCTGTTGAGCAAATCTTGACCTTGCAGGATGCTATATCCAAGTTGGAAGAAACTCTACAGTCTGTAAATATTGTTCTTCTAAAGTTCAGAGCTGTCTTGTTTGCAGCTGTTCCAAAG ACAACTGAAATGGTCGCAGTGGCATTTCTTGCTGCATCTGCATTTCTTATCTTTGTACCTTGGAGACATCTGCTCCTGATTGCAGTCCTGGAGGTGTACACAAGAGAGATGCCGCTAAGGAAACAGAACACTGAAAAGTTCCGCCGGCGGATTAGAGAGTGGTGGGCCCGCATTCCAGCCGCTCCTGTGCAGATGATCAAACCCAACGAAAGCAAGAAAAAGAGATGA
- the LOC4330092 gene encoding uncharacterized protein isoform X1: MSGREVREYTNLSDPKDRKWGKGKDKIDDEDITFQRMVAKMQEVAGERGGYLHGRGALDSDDLLYLKEQMEAEEDAERLLRRTEKRAFAAFKKAAILADSTPAVPAALRVEPKPKSDIRQQDLLKNIVGIKPKRTKVSSPSQPAENDKPKQSPEDSVNKVSSPQSQSGSRKESSQRDGAVSFEKPLLKPVEPRESKPQNATGSLLGLAYESSDEE, from the exons ATGTCAGGTCGCGAGGTCCGCGAGTACACGAATCTCAGCGACCCCAAAG ATAGGAAgtgggggaaggggaaggacaagattgatgatgaggacatcacctTCCAGCGCATGGTCGCAAAG ATGCAGGAGGTTGCTGGTGAACGGGGAGGTTACCTTCATGGGCGAGGAG CATTGGACAGTGATGATTTACTGTACCTAAAAGAACAAATGGAAGCTGAGGAAGACGCAGAGCGTCTTCTTCGCCGTACTGAGAAGCGTGCATTTGCTGCTTTTAAG AAAGCAGCAATTTTAGCTGATTCTACACCTGCTGTTCCTGCGGCTCTTCGAGTCGAGCCTAAACCTAAAAGCGATATCAG GCAACAAGATCTCTTGAAGAATATTGTCGGGATCAAACCGAAACGGACAAAAGTTAGCAGCCCTTCACAACCAGCAGAGAACGATAAACCTAAGCAGAGCCCAGAAGATTCTGTCAACAAAGTGTCCTCCCCGCAGAGCCAATCAGGATCCAGGAAGGAATCATCTCAGCGGGACGGGGCAGTCAGTTTTGAGAAGCCTTTGTTGAAACCAGTTGAACCGAGAGAGTCCAAGCCACAGAATGCAACTGGAAGCTTGCTCGGTTTAGCTTACGAGAGTTCAGATGAAGAATGA
- the LOC4330092 gene encoding uncharacterized protein isoform X2 translates to MQEVAGERGGYLHGRGALDSDDLLYLKEQMEAEEDAERLLRRTEKRAFAAFKKAAILADSTPAVPAALRVEPKPKSDIRQQDLLKNIVGIKPKRTKVSSPSQPAENDKPKQSPEDSVNKVSSPQSQSGSRKESSQRDGAVSFEKPLLKPVEPRESKPQNATGSLLGLAYESSDEE, encoded by the exons ATGCAGGAGGTTGCTGGTGAACGGGGAGGTTACCTTCATGGGCGAGGAG CATTGGACAGTGATGATTTACTGTACCTAAAAGAACAAATGGAAGCTGAGGAAGACGCAGAGCGTCTTCTTCGCCGTACTGAGAAGCGTGCATTTGCTGCTTTTAAG AAAGCAGCAATTTTAGCTGATTCTACACCTGCTGTTCCTGCGGCTCTTCGAGTCGAGCCTAAACCTAAAAGCGATATCAG GCAACAAGATCTCTTGAAGAATATTGTCGGGATCAAACCGAAACGGACAAAAGTTAGCAGCCCTTCACAACCAGCAGAGAACGATAAACCTAAGCAGAGCCCAGAAGATTCTGTCAACAAAGTGTCCTCCCCGCAGAGCCAATCAGGATCCAGGAAGGAATCATCTCAGCGGGACGGGGCAGTCAGTTTTGAGAAGCCTTTGTTGAAACCAGTTGAACCGAGAGAGTCCAAGCCACAGAATGCAACTGGAAGCTTGCTCGGTTTAGCTTACGAGAGTTCAGATGAAGAATGA
- the LOC4330093 gene encoding uncharacterized protein yields the protein MQASARLYTAAASKRVIAGVSSTISRSCHRTCRWKSHAAPLSAQEAPKGPKRMTKQERRVKIEKFVEEYKASNDGKFPTMTTVRQHVGGGHYTVREIVQELEYNQRMLQLDQSKAAELPETAEHSEHLKPKDVHGNAQFNSESFSGNQNTDDLHLSQKVAATSTEIIDKTETWRLEESQMTSGTSHYTGETEAVKQDLHTADSLQGANESIKSCQTESDSIKNEDSISLGLDTKSDPTDLELGESKSDKIELNSTARFKNVSEPPVSDPIEGDKTVKANVLDREENPEVEPKTGLFGSLKSFASGIRNFWRKL from the exons ATGCAAGCGTCCGCGCGCCTCtacaccgccgccgcatccaaGCGGG TGATTGCGGGCGTCTCTAGCACGATCTCGCGCTCGTGCCACCGGACTTGCCGATGGAAGTCACATGCCGCGCCGCTGTCCGCTCAGGAGGCGCCCAAAGGGCCAAAGAGGATGACCAAGCAGGAGAGGAGGGTTAAAATAGAGAAATTTGTTGAGGA GTATAAGGCATCGAATGATGGTAAATTCCCCACGATGACGACTGTTCGTCAACATGTTGGAGGGGGTCACTACACGGTGAGGGAGATAGTTCAGGAACTTGAGTACAACCAGAGAATGTTACAACTGGACCAGTCTAAGGCAGCTGAGCTGCCCGAAACAGCTGAACATTCTGAGCATTTAAAGCCCAAGGATGTCCATGGAAATGCTCAATTTAATTCTGAAAGCTTCAGTGGAAACCAAAATACAGATGACCTTCACCTCTCCCAGAAAGTTGCTGCTACCAGCACTGAAATCATAGATAAG ACTGAAACATGGAGATTGGAAGAATCACAGATGACATCAGGCACTTCTCATTACACTGGAGAAACAGAAGCTGTCAAGCAAGACCTTCACACTGCAGATAGTTTACAGGGTGCAAATGAATCAATCAAGTCATGTCAAACAGAAAGTGACAGCATAAAG AATGAAGATTCCATATCTCTGGGACTAGATACTAAATCAGATCCAACTGACCTAGAACTAGGGGAAAGCAAATCTGACAAGATAGAGCTGAATAGTACAGCAAGGTTTAAGAATGTCAGTGAACCACCTGTATCAGATCCAATTGAAGGTGATAAGACGGTCAAGGCAAATGTACTGGACAG AGAAGAGAACCCGGAGGTTGAGCCGAAGACAGGTCTTTTTGGGAGCCTGAAATCTTTTGCTTCTGGGATCAGAAATTTTTGGAGAAAACTGTGA
- the LOC4330095 gene encoding uncharacterized protein At1g65710, which translates to MGLCCSKTQKETTPPHGGAEATTSPQVKRKSGKIAADDKGKKTRAGRAVEAAGDKKAVFVVKTKSGAVNVEERRPVVVVPTMPVRTSSCTKEEVDAILIQCGRLSRSSSGRAASSETGAGHRRSKRSYDFDQERRPGCGGGGDEERDWERHGGAVSRPSPHRGSPQRKRSGSRERSSGGGSRRASRSPGRRAEGVSPAPAPAGSGGGGGGGERVVRQQPGKMVSVPAREKARAPSPAAASGKRCASPRSSSPARMVAAGNENAGGGQMTAAQTPSLSRSSSPYRRSPMAEIDENSLRNNNGANHHKKISENALAIAAAPQKATERSKEKPKVVEETVLVAAAPPASKTTATRTASATAESLNTKARSRRASRDFDQNTNSYATQLLEDIQSYHQQQNTTSVAATAATLPSFSLPACVSKACSILDAVADLNSSSSDSHSCEPDRSANDRGSVNAPLGGGMDDLAEPGVHKRHATAPRGDIRGGGGETEPQESAGSNSVSGNPWTPSWEPNSVESTDRTWSASRSTNNGDEVVEQGSSSHAGARSPLNRSRQSSKQRAAQPEHSVRSRAGSSGGNSNNVVHRGRGAHRSGGGGGGSVASGRSGVRAVSAMS; encoded by the exons ATGGGTCTCTGCTGCAGCAAGACGCAGAAGGAGACGACGCCACCGCACGGTGGTGCAGAGGCCACCACCTCCCCGCAGGTGAAGAGGAAGTCCGGCAAGATCGCCGCGGACGACAAGGGCAAGAAGACGAGGGCGGGcagggcggtggaggcggcgggagaCAAGAAGGCGGTGTTCGTCGTGAAGACGAAGTCCGGGGCCGTGaatgtggaggagaggaggccggtggtggtggtgcccaCCATGCCGGTGCGGACGTCGAGCTGCACCAAGGAGGAGGTGGACGCGATCCTCATCCAGTGCGGCCGCCTCAGCCGGAGCTCGTCCGGGAGGGCGGCGTCGAGCGAGACGGGGGCCGGTCACCGGAGGTCGAAGAGGAGCTACGACTTTGATCAGGAGAGGAGACCcgggtgtggtggtggtggggatgaGGAGCGCGATTGGGAGAGGCATGGCGGCGCGGTGTCCAGGCCGTCGCCTCACCGGGGCTCGCCGCAGCGGAAGCGCTCTGGTAGTCGggagaggagcagcggcggcggcagccgtaGAGCGAGCCGATCGCCTGGGCGGCGTGCCGAAGGTGTGTCCCCTGCACCGGCTCCGGCAGgttccggcggaggcggcggcggcggagagcgggtGGTGAGACAGCAGCCGGGGAAGATGGTGTCCGTCCCGGCGAGGGAGAaggcgcgcgcgccgtcgcccgcggccgcgtCCGGCAAGAGGTGCGCGTCTCCGAGATCAAGCTCGCCTGCGAGGATGGTGGCTGCAGGGAATGAGAATGCTGGAGGCGGGCAGATGACGGCGGCGCAGACGCCTTCGCTgagccggagctcgtcgccgtacAGGCGCAGCCCCATGGCGGAGATCGACGAGAACTCCCTCCGCAACAACAATGGTGCCAATCACCACAAG AAAATTtcggaaaacgcgctcgccatcgccgccgctccccagaAGGCCACGGAGCGTTCAAAGGAGAAGCCGAAGGTCGTGGAGGAGACGGTCCTCgttgcggcggcgccgcccgcgtctaagacgacggcgacgcgcacgGCCAGTGCCACGGCCGAGAGCCTCAACACGAAGGCCCGGTCTCGCCGGGCGTCGCGGGACTTCGACCAGAACACCAACTCGTACGCCACCCAGCTCCTCGAGGACATCCAGAGCTACCACCAGCAGCAGAACACCACCTCcgtggccgccaccgccgcgacgcTGCCCAGCTTCTCGCTCCCGGCGTGCGTCTCCAAGGCGTGCTCCATCCTCGACGCCGTGGCCGACCTCAACTCCTCGTCGTCGGACAGCCACTCCTGCGAGCCCGACCGCTCCGCCAACGACAGGGGATCGGTCAACGcgccgctcggcggcggcatggaCGACCTCGCGGAGCCGGGCGTGCACAAGAGGCACGCCACCGCCCCACGGGGGgacatccgcggcggcggcggcgagaccgaGCCGCAGGAGTCCGCCGGGAGCAACAGCGTCTCCGGCAACCCGTGGACGCCGTCGTGGGAGCCCAACTCGGTGGAGTCCACGGACCGGACGTGGAGCGCGTCGCGCTCGACGAacaacggcgacgaggtggtcgaGCAGGGCAGCAGCAGCCACGCCGGCGCGCGCAGCCCGCTGAACCGCTCCCGGCAGAGCAGCAAGCAGAGGGCGGCGCAGCCGGAGCACAGCGTCCGGTCGCGCGCCGGCAGCTCTGGTGGTAACAGCAACAACGTCGTTCATCGTGGACGCGGTGCtcatcgcagcggcggcggcggcggcggcagcgtggccAGCGGCCGGTCGGGTGTTCGGGCCGTCTCGGCCATGTCATAG
- the LOC4330096 gene encoding ferredoxin-thioredoxin reductase, variable chain — protein sequence MATTTAALAPPSTSTSSVLLPSAAAAAAARCLGPLPRRARLRTARHVALTPRDLSAEDVAAEEAAVAPKIGKRVRVTAPVRVYHVMKAPDLDIKGMEGVVKQYVAVWKGKRITANFPFKVEFHLSVEGQDKPVRFFVHLREDEFEFIDE from the coding sequence ATGGCGACGACCACCGCAGCCTTGGCGCCGCCGTCCACCTCGACGTCCTCCGTCCTCCtcccctcagccgccgccgccgccgccgcccgatgcCTCGGGCCGctgccccgccgcgcgcgcctccgGACCGCGCGCCACGTCGCCCTCACCCCCCGCGACTTGTCCGCGGAGGACGTGGccgcggaggaggccgccgtcgcgcccAAGATCGGGAAGCGCGTGCGAGTCACGGCGCCCGTGCGCGTGTACCACGTCATGAAGGCGCCCGACCTGGACATCAAGGGAATGGAGGGCGTCGTCAAGCAGTACGTGGCCGTCTGGAAGGGGAAGCGCATCACGGCCAATTTCCCCTTCAAGGTGGAGTTCCATCTCAGCGTGGAGGGCCAGGACAAGCCGGTCAGGTTCTTCGTCCACCTCCGCGAGGACGAGTTCGAGTTCATCGACGAATGA
- the LOC4330097 gene encoding vacuolar-sorting protein BRO1, giving the protein MSRPPSPMLSVPEKKTAATELFRDRHFFNSAFFTDLREARASLSAPSSQATTQDAASRRALLLRYHRLLASARDDPCDFDDDLAFTWHDAFRPHLRRTAASLRFEKAAVVFNVGAASSRIAAAVDRAAVGGVKAACGEFQRAAGAFRAAGEMMEGEEEDTEDTVDMGPEASAMLERLMLAQAQECCFERALAAGTSSAACSKVAKQAALYYEEAYASLVIPPLQNHFERSWVAHILLKAALFNAEASYHYAIELHEKTEIGEEIARLQFGINAIVDAKKAVRGAPGSLYDAASRLEQDMNQNLERALNENNRIYLLRVPAAKLLAPLPAASLVRSASLSEILDVKTETGNQSS; this is encoded by the exons ATgtcgcggccgccgtcgccgatgcTCTCCGTCCCGGAGAAGAAGACGGCCGCCACCGAGCTCTTCCGGGACCGCCACTTCTTCAACTCGGCCTTCTTCACCGACCTCCGGGAGGCACGCGCTTCCCTCTCCGCTCCGAGCTCCCAGGCGACGACCCAGgacgccgcctcccgccgcgcgCTCCTACTCCGGtaccaccgcctcctcgcctccgcgcgcgACGACCCCTGCGACTTCGACGACGACCTCGCCTTCACCTGGCACGACGCCTTCAGGCCCCACCTCAGGCGCACCGCGGCGTCCCTCCGCTTCGagaaggccgccgtcgtgttcaacgtcggcgccgcctcgtcgaggatcgcggcggccgtcgaccgggcggcggtgggcggggtCAAGGCTGCGTGCGGGGAGTTCCAGCGCGCCGCGGGGGCGTTCAGAGCGGCGGGGGAGATgatggagggggaggaggaggacacgGAGGACACGGTGGATATGGGCCCCGAGGCCTCCGCGATGCTGGAGCGGCTCATGCTCGCGCAGGCGCAGGAGTGCTGCTTCGAGCGCGCTCTCGCCGCGGGGACGTCGTCAGCGGCTTGCTCCAAGGTCGCCAAGCAG GCTGCCTTGTATTATGAAGAAGCTTATGCTTCACTGGTTATCCCTCCACTACAAAACCACTTTGAGAGATCTTGGGTAGCACACATCCTGTTAAAGGCTGCTCTATTCAATGCAGAAGCTAGCTATCACTATGCTATTGAACTGCATGAGAAAACAGAAATCGGTGAAGAGATAGCTCGATTACAGTTTGGAATTAATGCAATTGTCGATGCAAAGAAAGCTGTCCGTGGAGCCCCAGGATCCCTTTATGATGCTGCCTCCAGACTCGAACAAGATATGAACCAGAACTTGGAGAGAGCACTGAATGAGAACAACCGCATCTATCTTCTGCGAGTCCCAGCAGCCAAACTACTAGCTCCTCTGCCAGCAGCTTCACTTGTCCGGTCTGCTTCCCTGAGTGAGATCTTAGATGTGAAGACAGAAACCGGTAATCAATCATCGTAA